In a single window of the Micromonospora inositola genome:
- a CDS encoding DUF2267 domain-containing protein, with product MAEQLISAVESSMDKTNLMLKDIEQAYGWGKDHRNQSYAALRTVLHLLRDRLPVQESVEFAQQLPILVRGIYFDGWDPQNVPVKLNRDDFLYEVRQGFPYDVEGGTERVVQVVLDTLRQHVTQGEWQDVKSQMPQDLGRMIP from the coding sequence ATGGCTGAGCAGCTGATTTCCGCAGTCGAGTCCTCGATGGACAAGACGAACCTGATGCTCAAGGACATCGAGCAGGCGTACGGCTGGGGGAAGGACCACCGCAACCAGTCCTACGCGGCGCTGCGCACGGTGCTGCACCTGTTGCGGGACCGGCTGCCCGTGCAGGAGAGCGTCGAGTTCGCCCAGCAGCTGCCGATCCTGGTCCGGGGCATCTACTTCGACGGCTGGGACCCGCAGAACGTGCCGGTGAAGTTGAACCGGGACGACTTTCTCTACGAGGTCCGCCAGGGCTTCCCGTACGACGTGGAGGGCGGCACGGAACGGGTGGTGCAGGTGGTGCTGGACACCCTGCGCCAGCACGTGACCCAGGGCGAGTGGCAGGACGTCAAGTCCCAGATGCCGCAGGACCTGGGCCGGATGATTCCCTGA